The sequence GCCAGGTCGCCGAGCCGGCCGGCGCTGACGATCAGCGCGGTGACGGCGAGCAGGTAGGCGAGCACCACCCACTGCACGTCCTGGAACGGCGCGGCGAAGGCCTGCGCCAGGGCGGGCAGGCCGACGTTGGCGATGCTGGTGCCGAGCGAGGCCAGCAGCGTGGCCAGCGCCAGGCTGGCGAGCGCGCCGCGTGCCGGCGGCCGCTCCGCCCGGGTGATGTCCTGATTGCTTGTTGCGAGCGTGGTTTGCATGGTTGCCTCGTCGATGCCGATGAGCGGCGTGGGATAAGCCTGGAGGCTAGTCCGCCGACCGGCATGGCGGAAGGCGCACCATTTGCACTTCATCCATGCGTTTGACGCCATATGTGAACCGTGCCACGGTGCGGCCATGTCCACGCCCGATTTCAACCTCTTGGTCACCCTCGACGTCCTGCTGGCGGAGGGCAGCGTCGCGCGGGCGGCGCGGCGGCTGCGGCTGAGCCCGTCGGCCATGAGCCGCGCGTTGGCGCGGCTGCGCGAGACCACCGGCGATCCGCTGCTGGTCCGGGCCGGCCGCGGCCTGGTGCCGACGCCGCGCGCGCTGGCATTGCGCGAGCAGGTCGGCCGGCTGGTGCAGGAGGCCGAGGCGGTGTTGCGGCCGGCCGGCGGGCTCGCGCTGGGGCAATTGGTGCGCGTGTTCACGCTGCGCAGCCGCGACGGTTTCGTGGAGAACTTCGGCCCGCGCCTGCTCGCCCGCGTGGAGGCCGAGGCGCCGGGCGTGCGGCTGCGCTTCGTGCAGAAGCCGGACAAGGACGGCGCACCGCTGCGCGATGGGGAGATCGATCTGGAAACCGGCGTGGTCGGGCCGGACACCGCGCCGGAGCTGCGCGCCCAGGCCTTGTTCCGCGACCGCTTCATCGGCGTGGTGCGCGCCGGCCATCCGCTCTGCGCGGGCGAGATCACGCCGCAGCGCTATGCGGCGGGCCGGCACGTGGCGGTGTCGCGTCGCGGCCTGGAGAAAGGCGCGATCGACGCGGCGCTGCTGTCGCTCGGGCTGGAACGGCAGGTCGGCACCCTGGTCGCGGAATTCTCGACCGCGCTGGCGCTGGCCCGCGCCTCCGACCTGATCGCCAGCGTGCCCGAGCGGCACAGCGGCAACCTGCGCGACGGCATGCACAGCTTCGCCTTGCCGCTGCCCTTGCCGGAATTCACCGTGTCGCTGCTATGGCATCCGCGCTTCGATGCCGACCTGGCGCACCGCTGGTTGCGCGGCTGCATCCGCGAGGTCTGCGCGGCGCCGTGAGCCGGGCGGCGCCGCGGCGCCGGGCGGGCGCTCACTCCGTGGTGCTGAGATTCCAGAACGCCTGCCGAACATGGTTCTCGCCCGAGAGCTGGGCGACGATGCGCTCCAGCTGCGCCGATTCGACCGAGGTCGACAGCAGCGTGGCCTTGATCTCGACGGCGTCCTCGCCGAACGGCTCGACCTCGAGGTCGCCCACCGGGTAGCTGGCCTCGGCCAGCGCGGTTTCCAGCAGGTCCAGCACCTGCTTCTGCTGATCGCTGCGGACCACCAGGCAGAGCTGGTAGGTCACCTCGCTGGCGCGGTCGTCGATCGGCCGGCGGTTGATCGAGTTGACCAGCGGCCGCAGCAGGGTATTGGAGGCCAGCACGAAGATCGCCGCCAGCAGCGCCTCGGCCACCAGGTCGGCGCCGGCGCAGGCGCCGACGGCGGCCGAGCCCCACAGCGTCGCGGCGGTGTTGAGGCCGCGCACGTTCAGCCCTTCCTTCATGATGGTGCCGGCGCCGAGGAAGCCGACGCCGGACACCACGTAGGCCGCCACCTGGGTCGCGCCGGCCGCGCCGTTGAGGCGGTAGGCCATGTCGACGAAGACCGCGGCGCTGACCGCCACCAGGGTGTTGGTGCGCAGGCCGGCGGTGCGCTGCCGGTACTGGCGCTCGTAGCCGATGATCGAGCCGAGCACGAAGGCGGTGGCGAGGCTGACCAGCGAATCGAGGAAGCTGGCGAGGTCGAAATGCAACAGCGCTTGCATCGGGTGGGCTCCTTGGCGGCATCGGCGCGACCGCTCGCGCCGCCGTCGAGCATATGACAGCCGCACGGCCGATAGGCGATGAACATGCGGTCGGCGCTGAGGGATTCCGTGCCGCCGGGCGGGCTGCGCTACGGCGTCTGGAGTTATCCACAGCCGAGCCGGCGCCGTCGGTCGGCGGCACCGCCAGGTCTGCCAGGGCGAAGCCCTCGAGTTGGCCGGAAATTTGCCGATTCACCATCTAGACTCATGCTGTATTGCCGTCGGTTCCTGCACCAGGCCGGTGCATCGACGGCTCCACGCAACAGCAGGATTGGTCCATGCCGCAGCCCTCCAGCCCGTCCCGAACCGCCATCCCGCTGCCGTTCCGGCAGTCCGCCCGCCCGCTCGTCCGAGGCGGTGCACGGGGCCGATCGCCGGCCCGCTGAACCCCGACATTCCCAGGCGCTTCCCCGCTTCCGTGCTCCAGACCAGAGTGACCACCATGCCTTTCAAAGACGACGTGGCTTCCTGCTTTCCCGTTGCGGCTCCCGCGCGGGCCGTTTCCCTGCGCCGCGCCGGCCTGCTGGCCGCGTTCTGCCTGCTGGCGCCCGGCGCCGCCTTCGCCGCCCTGCCCTCGGTGACCGAGCCGGGCCGCGAAGCGCCGCAGCCGGTGCTGCCGCAGCCGACTCCGCCCGGCCAGCCGATCACGGTGCCCAAGGCCTCGGCCGCGCAAGCGCCGGCCGGGGCCGAGCAGCTGACGTTCACGCTGAACGAGATGGCGATCGAAGGCGCCACCGCCTACGGTCCCGAGCTGCTCCGCCCGCTCTACGCCGACCTGATCGGCAAGCGCATCACGGTGGCCGACGCCTTCAAGGTCGCGGGCGAGATCGAGCTGCGCTACCGCTCGGCCGGCTACGTCACCTCGCGCGTGATCGTGCCCGAGCAGACCATCGACCAGGGCCGCTTCCGCATCGTGGTGGTCGAGGGCTACGTCTCCGACATCGCCTACGACGCCGACATCGGCCCGGCCAAGGCCGCGCTGGCCAAGCTGCTCGAGCCCCTGCGCGGGGTGAAGCCCATCAACGTGGCCGAGATCGAGCGGCGCCTGCTGCTGGCCAACGACCTCGGCGGCCTCGCCGTGCGCGCCTCGCTCGAACCCTCGCCCGACCAGGTCGGCGGCTCGCGCGTGGTGGTGCGCGCCGAGCGCGACGCCATCGACGGCTCGGTCAGCATCGACAACCGCAATACCCGCTATCTCGGCTCGCACCAGCTGTCGGGCAGCCTGGTGTTCAACTCGTTCGGCGAGCGCGCCGACCGCGTCTCGCTGACCGCCAAGGCCTCGACGCCGGCCTATCGCTCGTCGGCCGTCAGCGCCGCCTACGACGCGCTCTTGAGCAGCGACGGCATGACCGGCGGCATCAGCGCTACCCGCGCGCGTTCGCGCCCGGGCCGCGAACTGGCCGCGCTCGACGTGCGCAGCAAGGTGCGCAACCAGACCGCGACGCTGACCTACCCGCTGATCCGCTCGCGCCTGCAGAACCTGCGCCTGGTCGGCGAATTCGAGCACCGCGACGTCGATACCGACATCGGCGGCGACCCGTTCACGCGCGACAAGCTGCGCATCCTGCGCGTCGGCCTGAGCTACGACCGCAGCGACGACTGGAACGGCATCACCGCGCTGCGCGCCACGCTGCACAAGGGCCTGGACGTGATGGGCGCGACCGACCGCGGCGCCGACCTCGCCTCGCGCGAGAACGGCCGCAGCGACTTCGCCAAGCTGACGCTGGACCTGACCCGGGTACAGCAGCTCGGCGAACGCACCAGCCTCCTGGCCACCTTCACCAGCCAGTTCAGCGCCGATTCGCTGCTGGCCAGCGAAGAGATCTCGCTCGGCGGCCCGACCTACGGCCGCGGCTACGACGACGGCGAGATCGCCTCGGACAACGGCATCGCCGGCTCGCTCGAGCTGCGCTACTCGCCCGAGGCGTCCTTCCTGCCCGGCGGCCTGCAGCTCTACACCTTCGTCGATGGCGGCCGCATCCGGGCGCATTCGGGCAGCGCGCCGGTGGTGCGCCGTTCGATCTCGTCCTACGGCGGCGGCCTGCGGGCCAACCTCAGCAGCGTGGTGTTCGCCACGCTGGACCTGGCCAAGCCGATCAGCAGCCCGGTGCAGAGCAGCGGCGACAAGAAGGCCCGCCTGTTCTTCAAATTGACCGCCCAGTACTAGGGCGGCACCCCCGTCGATGCGTCCGCGCTTGCCGGCGCGGCGCATCGGGCGGCCAGTTCGACCCCGCGGCGCCACCTCGCAGGCGCTGCGGACGTTTCGCCAGTCACGTCACGGCATGAGCCGCAAACCACCCGTTGAGCCAAAGGAGCAGGGGATCATGAACTCGCGCAAGATCACCCGCAGCCGCAGCACCCCGTCCCCTCTCTACCGCTTCTTCCGCCGGCTGCGTCCCCGCCGGATGCCCAAGACCACGCTGAGCACGCTGGCGATGCTGGTCGGCTCGATGCTGTCGGGCAACCTCGCGCACGCCAACCCGACCGGCGGCCAGGTGGTGGCCGGCTCGGCGACGTTCGCCAACAGCGATCCGAACACGCTGAACATCTTCCAGTCGACCAACAAGGCGATCATCAACTGGAAGGGCTTCAGCATCGGGGCCAACGAGACGGTCAACTTCCTGCAGCCGGGCGCGTCCAGCGTCACGCTGAACCGGGTGCTCGGCAACGATCCCTCCTCGATCTTCGGCCGGCTCAACGCGACCGGCACGGTGATGCTGGTCAATCCCAACGGGGTGATCTTCGGCGCCGGCTCGCGCATCGACGTCGGCGGCCTGGTGGCGACCACCGCCAACATCCGCGACGACGACTTCATGGCCGGCCGCTATGCCTTCGACCAGGCGTCGAACCAGGCCGGTGCGCGCATCGTCAACCAGGGCGAGATCACCATCCGCGACAGCGGCCTGGCCGCCCTGGTGGCGCCCAGCGTGCAGAACTCCGGCGTGATCGAGGCCCGGCTCGGCCGCGTCGCGCTCGGCGGCGCCAAGACCTTCACGCTCGACTTCCACGGCGACGGCCTGCTCAGCTTCGACGCCGGCTCGGCGGTCAGCGAGCTGCCCGACGGCGCGCTGGTGGTCAACAGCGGCGAGATCCGCGCCGAAGGCGGCTCGGTGCTGCTGTCCGCGCGCGCGGTCAAGGGCGTGATCGACCACGTCATCAATACCGACGGCCTGATCGTGGCCACCTCGGTCGGCAGCGAGAACGGCCGCATCGTGCTGTCCGGCGGCGGCGCCGGCACGGTGGCGGTCAAGGGCACGGTCGACGCGTCCGGCCGCGGCGCCGGCGAGCACGGCGGCCAGGTGATCGTCACCGGCGAGCACGTCGCGGTCGGCGCCGGCACCGTGGTCGACGCCTCGGGCGCGGCCGGCGGCGGCGAGATCGCGCTCGGCAGCTCGGGCCTCAACGGCGCCGCGCCGCACAGCGCGGCCGGCCAGTTCGCCGACAAGTCGCAGACGGTCGAGGTGGCCGCCGGCGCGGCGCTGAAGGCCGATGCGCTGGCGAACGGCGACGGCGGCGCGGTCACGCTGTGGTCGAGCGACACCACCCGCTTCGGCGGCAGCATCTCGGCCCGCGGCGGCGAGCAGGGCGGCGACGGCGGCTTCGCCGAAGTGTCGAGCAGCAAGAACATCGGCCTGACCGGCACGGTCGACCTGCGCGCGCCGCAGGGCCAGACCGGCCTCTTGCTGCTCGATCCGACCGACCTGCGCATCGTCTATGCGGCCTCGGGCGCCGGCAGCCAGGACAGCAACGCCGGCGACGGCACCGTTGCGTCGGGCGATGCCGACCAGGGCAGCGGCGCGACGCTGAACACCGTGTCGAGCACCCTGCTCGAAGGCCTGGCCGGCAACACCAACATCCTGCTGCAAGCCACCGGCCAGATCACGGTCGAGGCGATGGGCTTGGGCAACCGGCTCGACCTGCAGACCACGGGCGGCAACAGCTTCACGCTGCAGTCGACCCAGAGCGGCGGCATCCGCTTCCTCGATGCGAACACCGAGATCCGTACCCAGGGCGGCGACATCAAGCTCGAAGCGCTCGGCGTCGGCAGCACGCTCGGCAATATCGGCAAGCTGACCAGCAACGGCGGCGCCATCACGCTGAACTCGACCGGCGACATCCAGCTGGCCGGCGACATCAACGCCAGCTCCGGCATCGTGACGCTGCAGTCGATCGCCGGCTCGATCGCCAACAAGGCGGCGACCAGCCCGCTGGTGACCGGCGGCGCGGTCAAGCTGCTGGCCGCGGCCGGCAGCGTCGGCGCCAGCGGCTCGGCCATCTCGGTCAGCACCGCCACCCTGTTCGGCCAGACCGGCGGCAATCTGTACGCCGGCAGCGACACCCAGCTGACCCAGCTGTCGCTGACCCTCGACGACGTGGTGGCCGGCACCTCGACCTTCCAGCTCACCGCGCCGAGCCAGAGCTTCGTGCTCAGCGAGGGCGGCGACGGCCGCTACCTGCTGGGCGCCGCCACCAGCACCGCCGACCTCGACTTCAGCCTCAGCGTCGACCGCACGCTGCAACTGGGCACCGTCGACGTGGTGGCCGGCCCGCTGGCGCTGACCTCGCGCCAGGGCGACATCCTGGCGGTCGATTCCAGCTCGCACCTGACCGCCGCCGGGCTGACGCTGACGGCCAAGGGCAGCACCGGCAGCAACGGCGCCATCGGCAACGGCAGCCAGTCGATCGTCACCAACGTCAATACGCTGACCGCCACGGCCGGCAGCGGCGGCGTCCACCTGAGCGAGGACGGCTACCTGACGCTCAACCACCTGGTCGCCAGCGGCAACAGCTCGGTCTCGGCCGGCGACGACCTGACCGTCGGCAACGTCGCCATCGGCAGCAACGCGCTGACGCTGTCCGCCGGCGGCGCCCTGCTCGACGACGGCGACACCAGCACCACGATCGGCGCAGCCCAGGTGACCCTGAGCGGCGCCACCGAGATCGGCACCAGCGTCGACCGCATGGTCACCAGCGCCAGCACGATCAACGCCTCCTCGACCTCGGGCGGCGCCTACCTGAAGTCGACCGCCGCCTCGGTCACGCTCGACATCACGGCCGGCAACGGCGACATCTCGGTGCTCACCGGCGGCACCACCACGGTCACCAAGCTGGAATCGGGCACCGACGCCAGCGGCAACGACATCGACCTGACGCTGACCGGCACCGGCGAGCTCTATCTCGGCATCGTCGATGCCGGCACGCTGGGCAACGTGTCGCTGACCACCGCCAACGGCAGCATCACCAGCATGGGCAGCGACCCGGTCACCGGCAACCGCGTCAGCTTCAAGACCGCCACCGGTCTCTTCGACTACAACAGCCTCAACGCGATCACCAAGGCCAACGTGCTGGTCGCCGACATCGGCGCGGGCGGCATCATCCTGACCCAGCAGGGCTCGGCCACGGTGGAGAAGCTGAACACCTCCGGCTACTACGCCTATCTCACCGCCACCAGCGGCGATCTGACCCTGGGCAGCGTCAAGACCGGCGCCGGCGGCATCGCCAGCATCACCGCCAGCGCCGGCAACATCGTCGGCGACACCGACGTCAATACGCTGATCGATGCCTCCTCGATCACGCTGGCCTCGGCCGGCCACCTCGGCCAGAGCGGCAGCCAGCTGCAGACCAGCACCACCACGCTGAGCCTGTCCGGCGTCGGCGACATCAATCTCAAGAACACCGGCTACACGCTGTCCAGCCTCACCATCGACAACAAGCACGCTACCCCGGGTGCGGCCAACACCCTGGCGATCGATTCGCCCTACCTGACCTTCGGCATCTTCGACACCGGTACCGAGTACCAGATGGACGACCTGGTCGGCCAGGGGCTCAGCACCGTCAGCTTCACCGGCGACCAGTCGATCCGGGTCGGCCAGGTCATGCTCCCCGCCGGTGCGCTGTCGCTGACCGCCAGCGCCGGCGACATCACCGGCGACAGCAACGACCAGACCCGCATCACCGCCAACAGCATCAAGCTCAGCGCCGCGGCCGGCGGCATCGGCAGCGCCGGCACGCCGATCGACGTCAACACCAACACGCTCGACCTGACCACCCGCGGCGACCTCTACATCCGCGACCTGGCCGACCTGACCAAGCTGACGATCTCGAGCAAGCACGCCGACGGCACGACCAGCTACGGCATGGACATCGTCGCGCAGTCGCTGAACTTCGACGTCAGCGACTCGGCCGGCGGCCACAGCCTCAATACGCTGACCGACGCCAGCGGGCTGACGCTGAGCTTCACCAGCGACCGCAGCATCACCATCGGCGACGTCGACGTCACCTATACCGGCAGCGCGACGCTCAACTCGACCAACGGCAACCTGATCGACGACGGCAACAAGTCGACCTGGCTGCTGGCCAAGGACACCACGCTCAAGGCCAGCCAGGCGATCGGCGCCAGCGGCGCCGGCTACCTCGACGTGATCACCGGCACGCTCGGCGCGCAGGCCAGCGGCGGCGGCGTGTACGTCACCCTGCCGATGCCGACCGGCAACGACAACTACGTCGGCGCGGTAACGCTGGGCAGCCTGCTCAACGGCAGCGTCAGCGCCGTCGGCGGCCCGGTGGTGATCAAGGCCAGCCATGGCGACATCGCGCTCGGCACCAGCATCAGCGTCAGCGGCGCCAGCAACAGCATCACGCTGGAGGCGACCGCCGGCAGCATCCTCAACGCCAGCGCCAGCATGCTGAGCACCGGCAGCAATGCCGGCACCGTGAGCCTCAAGGCCGGCGGCGCCATCGGCGCCAGCGACAAGCAGGTCTACCTCGGCGCCGCCACGCTCAGCGCCGAGGCCGGCACCGGCCTCTACGTCAGCGGCACCAGCGGCATGTCGCTGCTGAATCTGGCCGCCGGCAGCGCCATCGCGGTCGGCACCTCGAGCGGCAACCTGACGGTCGGCACGGTCGGCCTCACCGGCGCCGGCGAGGTGGCGCTGACCGCCAGCAGCGGCTCCATCCTCGACGACGGCAACGCCGGCACCGGCATCAGCGCCGACAAGGTCACGCTGAGCGCCGCCTCCGGCTCGGTCGGCAGCACGTCCAGCGCGCTGAACCTCACCGTCGACGAGGCCAGCGTCACCGCCCGCGGCGACATCGGTATCGCCAACAGCCAGGCCTTCGACAGCCTGGCCATCACGCGCGGCAGCTCGTCCTCGGGCAGCTTCGCCATCACGGCCGGCGGCGGCCAGGTGTTCACGCTGTCCGAAGACGCCAGCGCCAGCTACCTGCAGACCGTCAGCAGCGCCACCGCGCTGGACTTCAGCTTCACCGGGGTGCGCGGCCTCACGCTCGGCGACATCGACGTCGGCGCGGCAGGTTCGGCCACGCTGGCCGGCGCCGGCGAGGTGATCAGCGACGGCGTCGCCGGCTCCAAGGTCGCCGCCGGCAAGGTCTCGCTCACCGCCGGCAGCAGCAACTCGATCGGCACCTCGAGCCTGGCCGTCGACGTGGTCGGCACCAGCGACCTCGCCCTCAGCGCCGGCCGGGACTTCTACGTCAGCGACGACACCGCGCTGACCAAGCTGGCGCTGACCAGCACCAACTCGACCACCTCGGCCGGCACCGCCAGCGTATTCGGCCTCACCCTCAACGGCCTCGACCTGGTCGCCGACGACAACGGCACCACCCAGACCGTCGACCTGACCGGCGCCAACGCCGGCCTCCTCACCGACTTCAGCTTCACCAACCGGAAGAACATCCGGATCTCCGAGATCGTCGCCAGCAACGCCAAGGTGACGCTGGCCACCAGCGGCGGCGGCGCCAACTCGAACATCAGCAGCCTGAATCCCTCCGGCCTCGTCAACGCCGCCGAGGCGGTGCTGTCGGCCGTCTCGACCGTCGACGGCAACGGCAACATCGGCACTGCCAGCGCCAGGGTCGGCATCAACGCGCCCAAGCTCACCCTCGTCGGCAGCGGCAACGTCTATGTCGACGACGCCCAGAACCTGTCGACGCTCGACGCCACGCTGAGCCACGTCAACAGCGCCAGCAACTACACCTACGACATCAGCGCCGGCAACATCAACTCCTTCGTCGTGGTCGACGGCAGCACCATGTCGCTCGGGCTGGCCGTCCTCGGCTCGATGAACTTCGCCTGGAGCGTCGACCGCGCGCTGTCGCTCGCCACCGTCGACGCCGGCACCAGCAGCACCGGCTCGATCGCGCTGACCTCGCGCAGCGCGCCCAGCGGCACCAGCCCGCAGATCAACCGCAGCAGCGGCTCGCTGACCGCCGGCCATATCAGCCTGACGGCAATCGGCACCAACAGCGGCATCGGCGCCAGCGCGACGCTCTCCACCAGCACCCAGAACCTGTCGATCGCCACCGGCGGCAACCTGTCGATCAGCAACAGCACCACGCTGTCCTCGCTCAAGCTCGAGGCACTGCACAAGAAGTCGCCGAGCAGCAGCAACAGCTACGCGATCTCGGCGACCGGCCTCACCTTCAGCGTCACCGACAACAACACCGGCCCGGACGGCCTGAAGATCAACAGCATCAGCCAGTCCGGCCTCGACTTCTCGCTGAAGACCGACAAGGTCCTCACCGTCGGCACCCTCAACGTCGGCGGCAGCGGCAGCGTGAGCCTCACCGCCGCCAGCGCCACTGCGGGCAGCTACAACGCGATCCGCGGCGTCGGCGCCAATGCCGTCACCGCCGACTCGCTCTATCTCGAGGGTTCCTCGGTCGCCGGCGCCACCTCCGGCACGCAGTTCTACAGCGTGGTCAACTCGCTGTCGTCCAAGCTCACCGGCCAGCTCTACCTCAGCAACGCCGGCAGCCTCGAGCTCCAGGGCAATACCGTCGGCACCACGGCCGACATCACCGTCACCGGCAGCAGTTCGATCACCCAGAACGGCAGCGGCCTGGTCGCCCCGATCGTCAAGCTGACCGCCACGCAGGGCTCCATCGGCGCCAACGGCAACGCGATCCTGACCGACACGCGCCAGCTGAGCGCGACCAGCGGCGGCAACATCTACGTCGACAACGCCTCCGATCTCTACAGCCTCGCCCTCACGGCCAAGCACAACACGGTCGGCCAGCAGGGCTTCGTCGAAGTCACGGCGCAGGATCTCGCGCTGACCGTGACCGACAGCGTCGCCGGCGACCGCTACACCGTGTCGGACATGTCCGACGGCAGCGGCCTCAACTTCAGCTTCGCCACCGACGTCGATCTCGATCTCGGCACGCTGACCGCCCAGGCCGGCCGCTCGCTGACGCTGCAGACCACCGGCGGCGACATCGAGCGCGTCAGCAGCGGCATCCTCGGCGGCGACACCGTCACCCTCTCCGCCTCCGGCTCGATCGGCCAGAGCGGCAGCGCGATGGAGACCGAGACGCGCAACCTGGCGCTGACCACCGGCGCCAACTTCTACGTCAACAACAGCGCCGACCTGAGCAACCTGAGCCTGACCAGCACCCAGTCCAGCGGCGGCGTCTCGCCGACCTACGAGCTGTCGTCCTGGAACCTCGCGACCTTCGACCTGTTCGACAACGGCACCACCAACGTCAACAGCGTGATCGACACCACGGGGCTCAACTTCTCGCTGTCGACCCAGCGCAACCAGCTGATCCGCGTCATCGACGTCGGCCCCGCGGGCGCCGTGACGCTGACCGGCGCCGGCGACATCATCGGCAGCTCCAATACGGCCGACCGCATCAGCGCCGGCCAGCTCACCGTCACCACCACCGCCGGCGGCGCCGCCGGCGCGCTGGCCGATCCGCTGCGCATCTCGGCCCCGCTGGTCACCTTCAACGTCACCGGCGCGCTCAATGTCGAATCCGATACCCACATCGACTCGCTGATTCTCAACGTCACCCATCCGACCGCCACATACGGCGGCACCTACGACATCCAGTCGGTGCTGCGCACCGGCGGCCCGCAGTACGGCCTGTTCAGCGGCGTGGACGACGTCAGCGGCACCACCGTGACCAGCCTGGTCGACACCGGCGGGCTGGACTTCGCCCTCACCAGCGACCACAAGATTATTGTCGGCACCGTCGACCTCGGCACCCAGGGCGCCGTGGCGATGACCTCCAACGGCAGCGACATCGTCGGCGACGGCAATACCGCCACCCAGGTGCAGGCTGCCAAGCTGACCCTGACCTCGCCGAGCGGCCTGGTCGGCGCCACCGGCAGCGGCAACGCGGTCGAGGCCACCGTCGACTCGCTGACGGTGACCGCCAACAACGGCGTGAACGTCTCGCTGCACGGTTCGGCCAACCTCAACGGCATCATCTCGGGCGGTCCGATCACCCTGACCA is a genomic window of Chitinimonas koreensis containing:
- a CDS encoding LysR family transcriptional regulator, with the translated sequence MSTPDFNLLVTLDVLLAEGSVARAARRLRLSPSAMSRALARLRETTGDPLLVRAGRGLVPTPRALALREQVGRLVQEAEAVLRPAGGLALGQLVRVFTLRSRDGFVENFGPRLLARVEAEAPGVRLRFVQKPDKDGAPLRDGEIDLETGVVGPDTAPELRAQALFRDRFIGVVRAGHPLCAGEITPQRYAAGRHVAVSRRGLEKGAIDAALLSLGLERQVGTLVAEFSTALALARASDLIASVPERHSGNLRDGMHSFALPLPLPEFTVSLLWHPRFDADLAHRWLRGCIREVCAAP
- a CDS encoding MgtC/SapB family protein — its product is MQALLHFDLASFLDSLVSLATAFVLGSIIGYERQYRQRTAGLRTNTLVAVSAAVFVDMAYRLNGAAGATQVAAYVVSGVGFLGAGTIMKEGLNVRGLNTAATLWGSAAVGACAGADLVAEALLAAIFVLASNTLLRPLVNSINRRPIDDRASEVTYQLCLVVRSDQQKQVLDLLETALAEASYPVGDLEVEPFGEDAVEIKATLLSTSVESAQLERIVAQLSGENHVRQAFWNLSTTE
- a CDS encoding ShlB/FhaC/HecB family hemolysin secretion/activation protein translates to MPFKDDVASCFPVAAPARAVSLRRAGLLAAFCLLAPGAAFAALPSVTEPGREAPQPVLPQPTPPGQPITVPKASAAQAPAGAEQLTFTLNEMAIEGATAYGPELLRPLYADLIGKRITVADAFKVAGEIELRYRSAGYVTSRVIVPEQTIDQGRFRIVVVEGYVSDIAYDADIGPAKAALAKLLEPLRGVKPINVAEIERRLLLANDLGGLAVRASLEPSPDQVGGSRVVVRAERDAIDGSVSIDNRNTRYLGSHQLSGSLVFNSFGERADRVSLTAKASTPAYRSSAVSAAYDALLSSDGMTGGISATRARSRPGRELAALDVRSKVRNQTATLTYPLIRSRLQNLRLVGEFEHRDVDTDIGGDPFTRDKLRILRVGLSYDRSDDWNGITALRATLHKGLDVMGATDRGADLASRENGRSDFAKLTLDLTRVQQLGERTSLLATFTSQFSADSLLASEEISLGGPTYGRGYDDGEIASDNGIAGSLELRYSPEASFLPGGLQLYTFVDGGRIRAHSGSAPVVRRSISSYGGGLRANLSSVVFATLDLAKPISSPVQSSGDKKARLFFKLTAQY